A region from the Aegilops tauschii subsp. strangulata cultivar AL8/78 chromosome 5, Aet v6.0, whole genome shotgun sequence genome encodes:
- the LOC109755635 gene encoding uncharacterized protein: protein MSSSRRINRVVLRKHVPIFDAEEKEQENAILARATKDWAGVKDGSWILDQFSLDAHLVEPPELSTLYVRAKIEARERGIKCIFESMAENFILMRLLLGDRDYGLVYDGAKNTLSLLPRVPGANTNYFMACLMTPTVFPVPFELLERPAVLPRKDGSYDLLNVGFFWERYDGGWQWSGRGILFRWSSRGPAEWTKQVARLSPQIRLPREHPERPLHEADVVFTFKGKVFWADLLHGAIVCDMISAGTRDDDHVELDLPEECQGRDFWNSCPNPKEHRTMGPVRDSIKFISIVTADGETPRDNTRPADVVLRSWTLAPDLRSWTRDDDMELPLTLLLESEAYKCQGLPVAVPQHPYLKPDEEGVLYLSLGDYYVDKRRRPRLCMKVEYLISIDMRRKSLLFHSHIKDGFAPPKGKMNRLL, encoded by the coding sequence ATGTCTTCATCGAGGAGGATTAACAGGGTCGTGCTGAGGAAGCACGTCCCGATCTTCGATGCCGAAGAAAAAGAGCAGGAGAACGCGATCCTCGCCCGCGCGACCAAGGATTGGGCGGGCGTCAAGGACGGGTCCTGGATACTGGACCAGTTCTCCCTCGACGCGCACCTCGTCGAGCCGCCGGAGCTCTCCACCTTGTACGTGCGTGCCAAGATCGAGGCCCGGGAGCGCGGAATCAAGTGCATCTTCGAGTCCATGGCGGAGAACTTCATCCTCATGAGGCTGCTGTTGGGCGACAGGGATTATGGGCTCGTCTACGACGGCGCCAAGAACACGCTCTCGCTGCTCCCCCGCGTCCCCGGCGCCAACACGAATTACTTCATGGCCTGCCTCATGACGCCCACGGTCTTTCCTGTGCCCTTCGAACTCCTGGAGCGGCCCGCCGTCCTGCCACGCAAGGACGGCTCCTACGATCTGCTCAACGTGGGGTTCTTCTGGGAAAGGTACGATGGAGGGTGGCAGTGGAGCGGGAGGGGCATTCTCTTCCGGTGGTCGAGCCGTGGCCCTGCCGAGTGGACGAAGCAGGTGGCGCGTCTCAGCCCGCAGATCCGGCTTCCGCGTGAACACCCCGAGCGGCCGTTGCACGAAGCAGACGTGGTCTTCACTTTCAAAGGGAAGGTTTTCTGGGCCGACCTTCTCCATGGCGCCATTGTCTGCGACATGATCTCCGCCGGTACCAGGGACGACGACCACGTGGAGCTGGATCTCCCAGAGGAGTGCCAAGGGCGTGACTTCTGGAACAGCTGCCCCAACCCCAAGGAGCATCGGACCATGGGCCCAGTCAGGGACTCCATAAAgttcatctccatcgtcactgCCGACGGTGAGACCCCCCGTGACAACACGCGCCCTGCCGACGTCGTGCTGCGGAGCTGGACTCTGGCGCCGGATCTTCGCTCCTGGACGAGAGACGACGACATGGAGCTGCCCTTGACGCTGCTCCTGGAATCGGAAGCCTACAAGTGCCAGGGGCTGCCGGTCGCAGTGCCGCAGCACCCATATCTGAAGCCTGACGAGGAGGGTGTCCTCTACCTCTCGCTGGGAGATTACTACGTCGACAAGAGAAGAAGGCCACGACTATGCATGAAGGTTGAGTATCTGATCAGCATCGACATGCGCAGGAAGTCTCTCCTGTTCCACAGCCACATCAAAGATGGATTCGCACCGCCCAAAGGAAAAATGAATCGTCTGCTATAG